A window of Palaemon carinicauda isolate YSFRI2023 chromosome 27, ASM3689809v2, whole genome shotgun sequence contains these coding sequences:
- the LOC137620765 gene encoding uncharacterized protein isoform X1 gives MLNHMSSECRFRFKKRCINCNGYHMSYLCVSESARDGSSRTNKLNSNAKQEASSGVAVTHQYSTNSILPTFTFSLEGNDSVYRGLKDSGSQSTFVSARLANSCKFKIVHSNIELTVKGFNESKRYCTKVIKMPLRIGDSVEHILAIVVPEISINLELPFLGELVEAVHSKGLVLADKLLNSNLRKIDNVHLLLGTDSFSCLTGNEIVIGNASPSVYIESKVGIMLTGNIEALLANFRGTDGGLGACLSVSKEANCSNIHVYSNSFFLSNNVDILEENCLSGFTTNTFFSVLNDKGDILEGQLQRATDQILESECKYFLNYDQTNYCETNTDLDEKLTEFTLKQISRRSDGRIEVPLSWNTKVSHLLSKNEVLSKLILRSNLKKLRKNEGHLQLVDQTFKEQIKLGIIEPIYDLEVYKAEHPYFSFLPHMPIFKLDRVD, from the coding sequence atgttaaaccatatgtctagcgagtgtaggtttaggtttaaaaagcgttgcataaattgtaatggttatcacatgagttacctttgtgtgtcagaatctgcaagggatggatcatctcggactaataaacttaattctaatgccaaacaggaggctagcagtggagttgctgtaacacaccagtactcgacgaattccatattgcccacatttactttttctcttgagggcaatgatagtgtctataggggtttgaaggacagcggttctcagagtacatttgtgtctgctagattagcaaattcatgtaagtttaaaattgttcactcaaacattgagctcactgtcaagggttttaatgagagtaaaaggtactgtactaaagttattaagatgcctcttaggattggagattcagtggagcatattttggcaattgtggttccggagataagcattaatttggagttaccctttcttggtgaacttgttgaagctgtgcacagtaaagggttagttcttgctgataaattgttgaatagtaatttgaggaaaattgataatgtgcatcttttgctgggcacagattctttcagttgcttaacgggaaacgagatagtgattggtaatgcgagtccctctgtgtacattgaatctaaggtaggaataatgctcactggtaatattgaagctttgcttgccaatttcagaggtacagatgggggattgggagcttgtttatcagtaagtaaggaagctaattgttctaatatccatgtttatagcaattcattttttcttagcaataatgttgatattttggaagagaattgcctatcagggtttactactaatacatttttttcagtccttaatgataagggtgatattttggagggacaattgcagcgtgccactgatcaaattctcgaatctgagtgcaaatatttcttgaattatgatcaaacgaattattgtgaaactaatacagaccttgacgaaaagttaactgaatttactttaaaacagattagtagaagatctgacggaaggatagaagttcctttgtcatggaataccaaagtgtctcatttactttctaaaaatgaagtgttatctaagctcatacttaggtcaaaccttaagaagctcaggaagaatgaaggtcatttacaattagttgatcaaacttttaaagagcagattaagttgggtatcattgagccaatatatgatttagaggtttacaaggctgaacatccctacttctcttttttgcctcatatgcctatttttaagctagacagagtcgactaa